Proteins encoded in a region of the Octopus sinensis linkage group LG8, ASM634580v1, whole genome shotgun sequence genome:
- the LOC115214795 gene encoding uncharacterized protein LOC115214795, translating to MSDVESSFEIEEWLQEILGKGDYLYEANNRSLCLLKQLMCINKISKKNDVLRLSDLHDKTMEYRQEMFSYKAATEYLGIVPALLNTSGFSNLKILTTLAQKLFSNQINDNFSDNCYMMALMYLHQKFALLKNDGIASKQSLFDLNSSTSGQIDNEQLIETTDCLRKRMTSSKLEEEMKMSKYFASKNNSYKNRFNQENKKLTETGVKSYLHHGHLEKNSQEVSKLQRLTSTIQTKLSVYEKLPASFNLLNITLAEKQAEKACLEEKLNLLFKQVDISDELK from the exons ATGTCGGATGTGGAAAGTTCGTTTGAAATTGAAGAATGGCTTCAGGAAATATTAGGGAAAGGGGATTATTTATATGAAGCTAATAATCGAAGTTTGTGTCTACTGAAGCAACTGATGTgtataaacaaaatttcaaagaaaaatgatGTGTTAAGATTATCCGATTTACATGACAAAACCATGGAATACCGACAAGAAATGTTCTCTTACAAGGCAGCCACAGAATATCTGGGAATCGTTCCTGCTCTGCTAAACACGTCTGGCTTTAGTAATCTGAAAATATTGACAACACTTGCCCAGAAACTGTTTTCCAATCAAATTAATGATAATTTCAGTGACAATTGTTACATGATGGCATTAATGTATTTGCACCAAAAATTTGCTCTCTTGAAAAATGATGGCATTGCTTCCAAGCAAAGCCTTTTCGACTTGAATTCCTCGACCAGTGGCCAAATTGATAACGAACAACTCATAGAAACAACTGACTGTTTACGTAAAAGAATGACCTCTTCTAAATTAGAAGAAGAGATGAAAATGAGTAAATATTTTGCGTCAAAGAACAATTCCTATAAGAATCGCTTTAATCAAGAGAACAAGAAATTAACTGAAACCGGCGTTAA ATCTTATCTACATCATGGACATTTAGAGAAAAATTCTCAGGAGGTATCCAAATTGCAGAGATTAACTTCCACAATTCAAACGAAATTGTCAGTCTATGAAAAATTGCCTGCAAGTTTTAATTTATTGAACATAACATTAGCTGAAAAACAAGCTGAGAAGGCATGCTTGGAAGAAAAATTAAATCTGCTTTTTAAACAAGTTGACATCTCTGATGAACTGAAATAA
- the LOC115215115 gene encoding putative ankyrin repeat protein RBE_0317 isoform X1: protein MSTGRIELARLLSISLQGYLGTNGQVGWQQSAVEVNVPGIDGHAPLHCACTIGYTETVGLLLNQIGIDANVVNKYGDTPLHWAVQRYFFRN from the exons ATGTCAACAGGAAGAATAGAATTGGCTCGACTCCTCTCTATTTCGCTGCAGGGTTATTTGGGGACGAATGGACAGGTGGGGTGGCAACAGAGTGCTGTTGAG gtgaATGTGCCAGGTATTGATGGTCACGCACCTCTCCACTGTGCCTGTACCATTGGATACACAGAAACTGTTGGGCTCTTATTGAATCAAATTGGCATTGATGCCAATGTGGTGAACAAATATGGTGACACACCACTACATTGGGCAGTTCAGCG CTATTTTTTTAGGAATTGA
- the LOC115215115 gene encoding ankyrin repeat-containing protein YCR051W isoform X2 encodes MTDYTIFNKIDGDVEELKTVIEKQPGQVNVPGIDGHAPLHCACTIGYTETVGLLLNQIGIDANVVNKYGDTPLHWAVQRAALPST; translated from the exons ATGACAGATTATACAATCTTTAATAaaattgatggtgatgttgaagaGTTGAAAACCGTAATAGAAAAGCAGCCAGGTCAA gtgaATGTGCCAGGTATTGATGGTCACGCACCTCTCCACTGTGCCTGTACCATTGGATACACAGAAACTGTTGGGCTCTTATTGAATCAAATTGGCATTGATGCCAATGTGGTGAACAAATATGGTGACACACCACTACATTGGGCAGTTCAGCG TGCTGCACTGCCCTCAACCTGA